The proteins below come from a single Lepeophtheirus salmonis chromosome 4, UVic_Lsal_1.4, whole genome shotgun sequence genomic window:
- the LOC121115776 gene encoding uncharacterized protein translates to MLRVAIISCLLLNFALAIPHPFAEPGRNCNIVRSPSNTGQCFNEPECNQQCNTVNEQQCSTVNKQQCSTVNEQQCSTVNENQCSTVNEQQCSTVNKQQCSTVNERKCNTVNERQCNTVNKQQCSTVNERQCSTVNEQKCSTTTEQECSTVNERQCSTVNKQQCSTVNEQQCSTVNEQQCSTTTERQCSNVNEVVNENKCTTVNERQCSTVNEQQCSTTTEQQCSTTTDQQCSTVNEQQCSTTTSQECSTVNERQCSTVNEQQCRTVNEQQCSTVNEQQCSTVNEQQCSTTYSTVNSQQCSTVNQQKCSTTYETVCSNGGGYGRYKRSPIFLGQEKKGNRRDGRNYGRGGRGGRGGRGGCRSVPRQQCVNVPSQQCRNVATQVPRQQCRNVPRQQCRSVPRQSCRTNPRQVCSTVPRQQCSNVPRQQCRSVPKQQCRSVPRQSCRSVPKQSCRSVPKQQCRSVPREQCANVPRQQCSNVPRTVSRQQCTNVPKQQCRSVPRQSCRSVPRQSCRNVPEEQCSNVPRQSCRSVPKQQCRNVPRQQCTNVPRQSCRNVPQEVCNNVPREVCNNVPRQSCRNVPEQVCNNVPRQSCRSVPRQSCRNVPRQSCRNVPEQVCQNVPRQSCNNVCEDVFWCKVCN, encoded by the exons atgcTCCGG GTGGCTATTATTAGCTGTTTATTGCTTAACTTTGCTTTGGCAATCCCTCATCCATTTGCTGAGCCAGGAAGAAATTGTAATATTGTTAGATCACCTTCCAACACTGGACAATGCTTCAACGAACCAGAATGCAACCAACAATGCAACACTGTTAATGAACAGCAGTGCTCCACTGTCAATAAACAACAGTGCTCTACTGTTAATGAGCAACAATGCTCAACAGTCAATGAGAACCAATGTTCTACTGTCAATGAACAGCAGTGCTCCACTGTCAATAAACAACAGTGCTCAACAGTCAATGAGCGTAAATGTAACACTGTCAACGAAAGACAATGTAACACTGTCAATAAACAGCAGTGCTCTACTGTCAACGAACGTCAATGCTCCACTGTCAATGAACAAAAGTGCTCAACAACAACTGAACAAGAATGTTCTACCGTCAATGAACGTCAATGCTCCACAGTTAACAAGCAGCAATGCTCTACAGTCAACGAACAACAATGTTCAACCGTTAACGAACAACAATGCTCAACAACTACTGAACGTCAATGCTCGAATGTTAATGAAGTAGTCAATGAGAACAAGTGTACCACCGTCAATGAACGTCAATGCTCTACAGTCAATGAACAACAATGCTCAACAACAACTGAACAACAATGCTCAACAACCACCGATCAACAATGTTCCACTGTCAATGAACAGCAATGTTCCACCACCACAAGCCAAGAATGCTCCACAGTGAACGAACGACAATGCTCTACCGTTAACGAACAACAATGTAGAACTGTCAACGAACAACAATGTTCCACTGTCAACGAACAACAATGCTCCACTGTCAACGAACAACAGTGCTCCACTACTTACTCCACTGTCAACAGTCAACAATGTTCCACAGTTAACCAACAAAAATGTTCAACGACTTATGAAACAGTATGCTCTAATGGAGGCGGCTATGGACGATACAAGAGATCTCCTATCTTCTTGGGTCAGGAAAAGAAAGGAAACAGAAGAGACGGAAGAAATTATGGTCGTGGAGGACGTGGAGGTCGTGGAGGCCGTGGAGGATGCAGATCTGTTCCAAGACAACAATGTGTTAACGTACCATCTCAACAATGCAGAAATGTCGCCACTCAAGTTCCAAGACAACAATGCAGAAATGTTCCAAGACAACAATGTAGATCTGTTCCCCGTCAAAGCTGTCGCACTAACCCCAGACAAGTTTGCAGTACAGTTCCCCGTCAACAATGCTCCAACGTCCCCAGGCAACAATGCCGATCTGTTCCAAAACAACAATGCCGCTCTGTACCAAGACAATCATGCCGATCTGTACCAAAACAATCATGCCGCAGCGTTCCTAAGCAACAATGCAGATCTGTTCCAAGAGAGCAATGTGCTAATGTTCCACGTCAACAATGCTCCAATGTTCCAAGAACTGTCTCACGTCAACAGTGTACAAATGTTCCCAAACAGCAGTGCAGATCTGTTCCAAGACAATCATGCCGCTCTGTTCCCAGACAGTCATGCCGCAATGTACCAGAGGAACAATGCAGTAATGTCCCAAGACAATCTTGCAGAAGTGTTCCAAAACAACAATGCAGAAATGTTCCAAGACAACAGTGTACCAATGTACCCCGTCAATCATGCAGAAATGTTCCTCAAGAAGTTTGCAACAACGTTCCACGGGAAGTATGCAACAATGTCCCAAGACAGTCCTGCAGAAATGTTCCTGAACAAGTTTGTAACAATGTGCCAAGACAGTCATGCCGCAGTGTGCCAAGACAATCATGCAGAAATGTTCCAAGACAATCTTGCAGAAACGTTCCTGAGCAAGTTTGCCAAAATGTTCCAAGACAAAGCTGCAATAACGTTTGCGAAGATGTTTTCTGGTGCAAGGTTTGCAACTAA
- the LOC121115775 gene encoding uncharacterized protein, translating into MLRVAIISCLLLNFALAIPHPFAEPGRNCNIVRSPSNTGQCFNEPECNQQCNTVNEQQCSTVNKQQCSTVNEQQCSTVNENQCSTVNEQQCSTVNKQQCSTVNERKCNTVNERQCNTVNKQQCSTVNERQCSTVNEQKCSTTTEQECSTVNERQCSTVNKQQCSTVNEQQCSTVNEQQCSTTTERQCSNVNEVVNENKCTTVNERQCSTVNEQQCSTTTEQQCSTTTDQQCSTVNEQQCSTTTSQECSTVNERQCSTVNEQQCRTVNEQQCSTVNEQQCSTVNEQQCSTTYSTVNSQQCSTVNQQKCSTTYETVCSNGGGYGRYKRSPIFLGQEKKGNRRDGRNYGRGGRGGRGGRGGCRSVPRQQCVNVPSQQCRNVATQVPRQQCRNVPRQQCRSVPRQSCRTNPRQVCSTVPRQQCSNVPRQQCRSVPKQQCRSVPRQSCRSVPKQSCRSVPKQQCRSVPREQCANVPRQQCSNVPRTVSRQQCTNVPKQQCRSVPRQSCRSVPRQSCRNVPEEQCSNVPRQSCRSVPKQQCRNVPRQQCTNVPRQSCRNVPQEVCNNVPREVCNNVPRQSCRNVPEQVCNNVPRQSCRSVPRQSCRNVPRQSCRNVPEQVCQNVPRQSCNNVCEDVFWCKVCN; encoded by the exons atgcTCCGG GTGGCTATTATTAGCTGTTTATTGCTTAACTTTGCTTTGGCAATCCCTCATCCATTTGCTGAGCCAGGAAGAAATTGTAATATTGTTAGATCACCTTCCAACACTGGACAATGCTTCAACGAACCAGAATGCAACCAACAATGCAACACTGTTAATGAACAGCAGTGCTCCACTGTCAATAAACAACAGTGCTCTACTGTTAATGAGCAACAATGCTCAACAGTCAATGAGAACCAATGTTCTACTGTCAATGAACAGCAGTGCTCCACTGTCAATAAACAACAGTGCTCAACAGTCAATGAGCGTAAATGTAACACTGTCAACGAAAGACAATGTAACACTGTCAATAAACAGCAGTGCTCTACTGTCAACGAACGTCAATGCTCCACTGTCAATGAACAAAAGTGCTCAACAACAACTGAACAAGAATGTTCTACCGTCAATGAACGTCAATGCTCCACAGTTAACAAGCAGCAATGCTCTACAGTCAACGAACAACAATGTTCAACCGTTAACGAACAACAATGCTCAACAACTACTGAACGTCAATGCTCGAATGTTAATGAAGTAGTCAATGAGAACAAGTGTACCACCGTCAATGAACGTCAATGCTCTACAGTCAATGAACAACAATGCTCAACAACAACTGAACAACAATGCTCAACAACCACCGATCAACAATGTTCCACTGTCAATGAACAGCAATGTTCCACCACCACAAGCCAAGAATGCTCCACAGTGAACGAACGACAATGCTCTACCGTTAACGAACAACAATGTAGAACTGTCAACGAACAACAATGTTCCACTGTCAACGAACAACAATGCTCCACTGTCAACGAACAACAGTGCTCCACTACTTACTCCACTGTCAACAGTCAACAATGTTCCACAGTTAACCAACAAAAATGTTCAACGACTTATGAAACAGTATGCTCTAATGGAGGCGGCTATGGACGATACAAGAGATCTCCTATCTTCTTGGGTCAGGAAAAGAAAGGAAACAGAAGAGACGGAAGAAATTATGGTCGTGGAGGACGTGGAGGTCGTGGAGGCCGTGGAGGATGCAGATCTGTTCCAAGACAACAATGTGTTAACGTACCATCTCAACAATGCAGAAATGTCGCCACTCAAGTTCCAAGACAACAATGCAGAAATGTTCCAAGACAACAATGTAGATCTGTTCCCCGTCAAAGCTGTCGCACTAACCCCAGACAAGTTTGCAGTACAGTTCCCCGTCAACAATGCTCCAACGTCCCCAGGCAACAATGCCGATCTGTTCCAAAACAACAATGCCGCTCTGTACCAAGACAATCATGCCGATCTGTACCAAAACAATCATGCCGCAGCGTTCCTAAGCAACAATGCAGATCTGTTCCAAGAGAGCAATGTGCTAATGTTCCACGTCAACAATGCTCCAATGTTCCAAGAACTGTCTCACGTCAACAGTGTACAAATGTTCCCAAACAGCAGTGCAGATCTGTTCCAAGACAATCATGCCGCTCTGTTCCCAGACAGTCATGCCGCAATGTACCAGAGGAACAATGCAGTAATGTCCCAAGACAATCTTGCAGAAGTGTTCCAAAACAACAATGCAGAAATGTTCCAAGACAACAGTGTACCAATGTACCCCGTCAATCATGCAGAAATGTTCCTCAAGAAGTTTGCAACAACGTTCCACGGGAAGTATGCAACAATGTTCCAAGACAGTCCTGCAGAAATGTTCCTGAACAAGTTTGTAACAATGTGCCAAGACAGTCATGCCGCAGTGTGCCAAGACAATCATGCAGAAATGTTCCAAGACAATCTTGCAGAAACGTTCCTGAGCAAGTTTGCCAAAATGTTCCAAGACAAAGCTGCAATAACGTTTGCGAAGATGTTTTCTGGTGCAAGGTTTGCAACTAA